The following are from one region of the Nymphaea colorata isolate Beijing-Zhang1983 unplaced genomic scaffold, ASM883128v2 scaffold0069, whole genome shotgun sequence genome:
- the LOC116268043 gene encoding LOW QUALITY PROTEIN: uncharacterized protein LOC116268043 (The sequence of the model RefSeq protein was modified relative to this genomic sequence to represent the inferred CDS: inserted 3 bases in 3 codons; deleted 4 bases in 2 codons; substituted 4 bases at 4 genomic stop codons) translates to MTGMDKLIYYEVDKSFDSLNCDLNSILAKCKSLLISNKIEKIPIITSSKXYVGLVSIKDLKQYEAMTLANKDASGRLFVGAAVGANKDYMERAEALVKSGCDVLVVDVANGHSKXCHDATEDLKDRFPSIDIVSGSVATGEGAENLIRSGADGIRCGIGNGSICITRVVAGSGIPQLSALMDTAPVCSYYDIPLCSDGGNKNSGNMCKALAVGASSIMVGRLIAGCEESPGVSFNKDGKFVKIYRGMAGYICLYLVGANMAKTXKTGGXINPQTFSAEGVEGYIPFIGPLKXVLQNFASGIKSGMSYTGAFNESIFXFIKELREKVKFVQITNSGFKXSNVHGITKFE, encoded by the exons ATGACTGGCATGGACAAGCTCATCTACTATGAAGTTGATAAGTCATTCGACTCTTTGAATTGCGATCTCAACTCAATTCTCGCAAAATGCAAATCTCTTCTCATCTCCAACAAGATTGAGAAGATCCCTATTATTACAAGCTCAA GCTATGTCGGTCTTGTTTCCATCAAGGACTTGAAGCAGTACGAAGCTATGACCCTTGCAAACAAGGATGCATCAGGCAGACTTTTTGTTGGAGCTGCCGTGGGAGCCAACAAAGACTATATGGAGAGAGCTGAAGCTTTGGTGAAGTCAGGATGTGATGTCTTGGTAGTCGATGTTGCCAACGGCCACTCAA ATTGCCATGACGCCACTGAAGATCTTAAAGACCGCTTCCCTAGCATCGATATCGTGTCAGGTTCAGTTGCAACTGGTGAAGGCGCTGAAAACTTGATCAGGAGTGGTGCTGACGGTATTCGTTGCGGTATCGGAAATGGAAGTATTTGCATCACAAGAGTCGTCGCAGGTAGTGGAATTCCTCAACTTTCAGCCCTTATGGACACTGCACCTGTCTGCTCCTATTACGACATTCCCTTGTGCTCAGATGGTGGAAACAAAAACTCAGGAAACATGTGCAAGGCCCTTGCTGTGGGTGCAAGCTCAATTATGGTCGGCAGACTTATTGCAGGATGCGAGGAAAGTCCCGGAGTGTCATTCAACAAGGATGGAAAATTCGTGAAGATCTACCGCGGTATGGCTGGA TACATTTGCCTTTATTTAGTGGGCGCCAATATggcaaaaacttaaaaaactgGCGGCTAAATTAACCCCCAAACCTTTAGTGCTGAAGGAGTTGAAGGCTACATTCCCTTCATCGGTCCCTTGA TTGTTCTTCAAAACTTCGCAAGCGGAATCAAGAGTGGCATGAGCTACACTGGCGCATTTAAC GAAAGTATATTTTGATTTATTAAGGAACTTAGGGAAAAGGTCAAATTCGTCCAAATTACCAAC